Proteins encoded within one genomic window of Burkholderiaceae bacterium:
- a CDS encoding Metal-binding GTPase YjiA: MAVRLTTPVTIITGFLGAGKTTLVNRLLRESHGQRIAVIENEFGEVGVDAEFLAAGGEEAIVQLANGCLCCTVRGDLARALQQLLAQADAGQFSFDRVLIETSGLADPGPVIQTFLAETAIESRFHLDGVVTLVDALNVECETERIEHRAQIGYADRLLLTKSDRIDSVRAQEIGDLLATLNPRAPFVACDLTAVPVDRLIEHLFDTRGFVNDYVPREEIERVLHGLALLEPGHARLKPLGIARHTQDVVSHVFRSDAALDLGRLNAFIDSAIARFGPRLWRCKGIVHAEGHRQRLVVQGVQGLVQICPGTTWRAFEPRHTTLVFIGQRLEASFISAGLRACESGLEAAARS, translated from the coding sequence ATGGCGGTCCGGCTTACCACGCCCGTCACCATCATCACCGGCTTCCTCGGCGCCGGCAAGACGACGCTGGTCAATCGCCTGCTGCGCGAGTCGCACGGGCAGCGCATCGCCGTCATCGAGAACGAGTTCGGCGAGGTCGGCGTCGATGCCGAGTTCCTCGCCGCCGGCGGCGAAGAGGCGATCGTCCAGCTTGCCAACGGGTGTCTCTGCTGCACTGTGCGCGGCGACCTCGCGCGTGCCCTGCAGCAACTGCTCGCGCAGGCGGATGCGGGGCAGTTCAGCTTCGACCGGGTGCTGATCGAAACCAGCGGGCTGGCCGACCCGGGGCCGGTGATTCAGACCTTCCTCGCCGAAACGGCGATCGAGTCGCGCTTTCACCTCGACGGGGTCGTCACGCTGGTGGATGCGCTCAATGTCGAATGCGAGACCGAGCGCATCGAGCATCGGGCGCAGATCGGCTACGCGGACCGGCTGCTGCTGACGAAGTCGGACCGGATCGACAGCGTACGGGCCCAAGAGATTGGCGACCTTCTCGCCACGCTCAATCCGCGCGCGCCATTCGTGGCCTGCGATCTGACCGCCGTCCCGGTCGATCGGTTGATCGAGCACCTGTTCGACACGCGCGGCTTCGTGAACGACTACGTGCCCCGGGAGGAGATCGAGCGGGTGCTGCACGGGCTCGCCCTGCTCGAACCGGGCCATGCGCGGCTGAAGCCGCTCGGCATCGCGCGTCACACGCAGGACGTGGTGTCCCATGTGTTTCGAAGCGACGCGGCACTGGACCTCGGTCGGCTCAACGCCTTCATCGATTCCGCCATCGCCCGCTTCGGACCGCGGCTCTGGCGCTGCAAGGGCATCGTGCACGCCGAGGGCCACCGCCAGCGACTGGTGGTGCAGGGCGTTCAGGGGCTCGTGCAGATTTGCCCCGGAACGACATGGCGCGCATTCGAGCCACGGCATACCACCTTGGTGTTCATCGGCCAGCGGCTCGAGGCGTCGTTCATCTCGGCCGGATTGCGGGCGTGCGAGAGCGGGTTGGAGGCGGCTGCTCGATCTTGA
- a CDS encoding thioredoxin domain-containing protein — MIDITLENFQAELVDASKAQPVLLDIWAEWCGPCKQLGPVLEKLEADYGGRFALAKLDADKVPQIAQQLSQMFGVRSIPFCVLFDAGQPVDGFVGALPEAEVRSFLDKHVASAEEAEADAAGAEAQDALNEGDTGSALEKLQYAVATDPANDDARFDYVRLLLQHGQVGEARQAFEPVASKAAAVRRFDALQRWFDAIDSVAANADKTSALAGFDAKIAANRRDFAARFKRAQVLIAGQRWTDALDELLEILMRDKAWSDELARKTFIAVLEIIEPPKPKVADGQIPPEDATVASYRRRLSSVVLS; from the coding sequence ATGATCGACATCACTCTAGAGAACTTCCAGGCCGAACTGGTCGACGCGTCCAAGGCCCAGCCGGTGCTGCTCGACATCTGGGCCGAATGGTGCGGCCCATGCAAGCAACTCGGCCCGGTGCTGGAAAAGCTGGAGGCCGACTACGGCGGCCGCTTCGCGCTGGCCAAGCTCGATGCCGACAAGGTGCCGCAGATCGCGCAGCAGCTCAGCCAGATGTTCGGCGTGCGCAGCATCCCGTTCTGCGTGCTGTTCGACGCCGGGCAACCGGTGGACGGCTTCGTCGGCGCGCTGCCGGAAGCCGAGGTGCGCAGCTTCCTCGACAAGCATGTGGCCAGCGCCGAGGAGGCCGAGGCCGACGCGGCCGGCGCCGAGGCGCAGGATGCGCTGAATGAAGGCGACACCGGCAGCGCGCTGGAAAAGCTCCAGTACGCGGTCGCGACCGACCCGGCGAACGACGACGCGCGTTTCGACTACGTGCGGCTGCTGCTGCAACACGGCCAGGTCGGCGAAGCGCGGCAGGCGTTCGAGCCGGTGGCGTCCAAGGCGGCGGCCGTGCGCCGCTTCGACGCGCTGCAGCGGTGGTTCGATGCTATCGATAGCGTAGCTGCCAACGCAGACAAGACGTCGGCGCTGGCCGGATTCGATGCGAAGATCGCGGCGAACCGGCGCGACTTCGCGGCGCGTTTCAAACGCGCGCAAGTCCTGATCGCCGGGCAGCGCTGGACCGATGCGCTCGACGAATTGCTGGAAATCCTGATGCGCGACAAGGCTTGGAGCGACGAGCTCGCGCGCAAGACCTTCATCGCGGTGCTCGAGATCATCGAGCCGCCGAAGCCCAAGGTGGCCGACGGCCAGATCCCGCCGGAAGACGCCACCGTCGCCAGCTACCGCCGACGCCTCTCCAGCGTGGTGCTGAGCTGA
- a CDS encoding N5-carboxyaminoimidazole ribonucleotide mutase, producing MTVQIGVVMGSSSDWETMQHAVRILQQFGIDHEARVVSAHRMPDALFAYAEAAAPRALRAIIAGAGGAAHLPGMLAAKTTVPVLGVPVPSRHLNGLDSLYSIVQMPRGVPVATFAIGAAGAANAALFAVALLAATDPALAGRLEAFRAEQTEAARQATLPPPGEAP from the coding sequence ATGACGGTTCAAATCGGCGTGGTGATGGGCTCTTCCAGCGACTGGGAGACGATGCAGCACGCAGTGCGGATTCTCCAACAGTTCGGCATCGACCACGAGGCGCGGGTCGTGTCGGCGCACCGCATGCCCGACGCGCTGTTCGCCTATGCCGAGGCCGCCGCGCCGCGGGCCTTGCGCGCGATCATCGCCGGCGCCGGCGGTGCCGCGCATCTGCCGGGCATGCTTGCCGCCAAGACCACGGTGCCGGTGCTCGGCGTGCCGGTGCCGAGCCGGCACCTGAACGGCCTCGATTCGCTCTACAGCATCGTGCAGATGCCGCGCGGCGTGCCGGTCGCGACCTTCGCGATCGGCGCGGCCGGCGCGGCGAACGCGGCGCTGTTCGCGGTCGCGCTGCTCGCGGCCACCGACCCGGCGCTCGCCGGCCGGCTCGAAGCGTTCCGCGCCGAGCAGACCGAGGCCGCCCGGCAGGCGACGCTGCCGCCGCCTGGCGAAGCGCCATGA
- a CDS encoding N5-carboxyaminoimidazole ribonucleotide synthase, protein MSSAGPSRAENLSILPGATLGVLGGGQLGRMFVQAAQAMGYFTVVLDPDPTSPAGAVSHRHLQAGYLDEAALAELAERCDAVTTEFENVPGEALRRLAAGCRVVPHADAVAVSQDRIREKAHFTACGVRCAPHAVIETEADLAVVPGDLLPGILKTARLGYDGKGQRRVASRAELAAAWTALGRVPCVLEKLLPLAAECSVIVARGADGAAVHFPVQRNLHRDGILAVTEVFEQNMPQAIADQAISATKKIASGLRYVGVMCAEFFVLADGALVVNEIAPRPHNSGHYTIDACDLSQFDLQVRTLAGLPLAAPRQHSAALMLNLLGELWFDAAGVAKVPPWDALLALPGTHLRLYGKRQAQPGRKMGHLTITAEHADAARATALRAAKLLGLDPF, encoded by the coding sequence ATGAGCAGCGCCGGGCCGTCCCGGGCTGAAAACCTCTCGATCCTGCCGGGCGCGACGCTCGGCGTGCTCGGCGGCGGCCAGCTCGGGCGCATGTTCGTGCAGGCGGCGCAGGCGATGGGCTACTTCACCGTCGTGCTGGATCCGGACCCGACCAGCCCGGCCGGCGCGGTCAGCCACCGCCATCTGCAGGCCGGCTACCTCGACGAGGCGGCGCTGGCGGAACTCGCCGAGCGCTGCGACGCGGTCACGACCGAATTCGAGAACGTGCCCGGAGAGGCGCTGCGCCGGCTCGCCGCCGGCTGCCGCGTGGTGCCGCACGCCGACGCGGTCGCGGTCAGCCAGGACCGCATCCGCGAGAAGGCGCATTTCACCGCATGCGGCGTGCGCTGCGCGCCGCATGCGGTGATCGAAACCGAGGCCGATCTCGCCGTCGTGCCGGGCGATCTGCTGCCCGGCATCCTGAAGACCGCGCGGCTCGGCTACGACGGCAAGGGCCAGCGCCGGGTCGCAAGCCGCGCCGAGCTGGCGGCGGCCTGGACCGCGCTCGGACGCGTGCCCTGCGTGCTTGAGAAGCTGCTGCCGCTGGCCGCCGAATGCTCGGTGATCGTCGCGCGCGGCGCGGACGGCGCCGCGGTGCATTTCCCGGTGCAGCGCAACCTGCACCGCGACGGCATTCTCGCGGTGACCGAAGTTTTTGAACAAAATATGCCGCAAGCCATTGCGGATCAAGCGATTTCAGCTACCAAAAAAATAGCATCCGGACTGCGCTACGTCGGCGTGATGTGCGCCGAATTCTTCGTGCTTGCAGACGGCGCACTGGTGGTCAACGAGATCGCGCCGCGTCCGCACAACAGCGGCCACTACACGATCGATGCCTGCGACCTGTCGCAGTTCGACCTGCAGGTGCGCACGCTGGCCGGGCTGCCGCTGGCCGCGCCGCGCCAGCACAGCGCGGCGCTGATGCTCAATCTGCTCGGCGAGCTGTGGTTCGATGCGGCCGGCGTGGCGAAGGTGCCGCCATGGGACGCGCTGCTCGCGCTGCCCGGCACGCACCTGCGGCTGTACGGCAAGCGCCAGGCGCAGCCGGGCCGCAAGATGGGGCATCTGACGATCACCGCCGAACATGCCGACGCGGCGCGCGCCACCGCGCTGCGCGCAGCAAAGCTGCTGGGACTGGACCCGTTCTGA
- a CDS encoding threonylcarbamoyl-AMP synthase has translation MILPASDPASIAQAARALAAGALVGFPTETVYGLGADALQDDAVAQIFAAKGRPSEHPLIVHIADPDPQGAAVARFASEVPDFARRLMHGLWPGPLTLILPRRAGVANAAAGGQGTIGLRCPSQSVARALLEACAALGVVGVAAPSANRFGRVSPTTAAHVEQEFGPALLVLDGGACEVGIESAIVDCSRGAPVLLRPGVLARAQIEAGCGQRLLAPDELDGAPRASGTLAAHYAPNAKLRLMDARQLETALGLLGDGLDRAQAQIAVYARHLPRKVGGHLLLRRMPDDAAATAQQLFAVLREFDAQGAALIWVETVPDTPEWDGVRDRLARAAAA, from the coding sequence ATGATCCTGCCCGCATCCGACCCGGCTTCGATCGCGCAGGCGGCGCGCGCGCTCGCGGCCGGCGCGCTGGTCGGCTTTCCGACCGAAACCGTGTACGGCCTCGGCGCTGATGCGCTGCAGGACGACGCGGTGGCGCAAATCTTCGCCGCGAAGGGCCGTCCCAGCGAGCACCCGTTGATCGTGCATATCGCCGATCCCGACCCGCAAGGCGCGGCGGTCGCGCGCTTCGCGTCCGAGGTGCCGGACTTCGCGCGCCGGCTGATGCACGGCTTGTGGCCGGGTCCGCTGACGCTGATCCTGCCGCGCCGCGCCGGCGTCGCGAACGCGGCCGCCGGCGGCCAGGGCACGATCGGCCTGCGCTGTCCGTCGCAGTCGGTCGCGCGCGCGCTGCTCGAAGCCTGCGCGGCGCTCGGCGTCGTCGGCGTGGCCGCGCCGAGCGCGAACCGCTTCGGCCGCGTGAGCCCGACCACGGCCGCGCATGTCGAGCAGGAGTTCGGCCCTGCGCTGCTGGTGCTCGACGGTGGCGCCTGCGAGGTCGGCATCGAATCGGCGATCGTCGACTGCAGCCGCGGCGCGCCGGTGCTGCTGCGCCCCGGGGTGCTGGCGCGCGCGCAGATCGAGGCCGGCTGCGGCCAGCGGCTGCTCGCGCCGGATGAACTGGACGGCGCGCCGCGCGCGTCCGGCACGCTCGCGGCGCACTACGCGCCGAACGCGAAGCTGCGGCTGATGGACGCGCGGCAGCTGGAAACCGCGCTCGGTCTGCTTGGCGACGGACTCGACCGCGCGCAGGCGCAAATCGCCGTGTACGCGCGCCACCTGCCGCGCAAAGTGGGCGGCCACCTGCTGTTGCGGCGCATGCCCGACGACGCCGCAGCCACCGCGCAGCAGCTGTTCGCGGTGCTGCGCGAGTTCGACGCGCAAGGCGCCGCGCTGATCTGGGTCGAGACCGTGCCCGACACGCCGGAATGGGACGGCGTGCGCGACCGGCTGGCGCGCGCCGCCGCGGCCTGA
- a CDS encoding Phospholipase/lecithinase/hemolysin has product MTGTWMRRVAALAACASLLLLAGCNSSIVSAFTPTRIVSFGDGFSDVGNLGVNNRYTVNDGSVNVWALEFAADFGLPLAPSNSGGLGYAQGNARIALTPDAAGGTGTLTVTQQIDKFLASNSFQSGDLVLINGGISDIVYNWEQMQAGNITQSQMSANVTAAANALGAQVRRLVNAGAQHVVVVGTYDLSASPWAAMIGQPRLNSLLSTTSVNFNNAMLVSIVDLGANVLYVDAGLYFNLVTASPTSYSPLTDASTIVCNSVDPGPGIGIGANQVNSSLCTPSTIVGGANYTNYTFADAIYFAPSAQRLFGDNAHSSVANRW; this is encoded by the coding sequence ATGACCGGAACCTGGATGCGGCGCGTCGCCGCGTTGGCGGCCTGTGCGTCGCTGCTGCTGCTCGCCGGCTGCAACAGCTCGATCGTGAGCGCGTTCACGCCGACGCGCATCGTCTCGTTCGGCGACGGCTTCAGCGATGTCGGCAACCTCGGCGTCAACAACCGCTACACCGTCAACGACGGCAGCGTGAACGTCTGGGCGCTGGAATTCGCCGCCGACTTCGGCCTGCCGCTCGCGCCGTCGAACAGCGGCGGCCTGGGCTATGCGCAGGGCAACGCGCGCATCGCGCTCACACCGGACGCGGCCGGCGGCACCGGCACGTTGACCGTGACGCAGCAGATCGACAAGTTCCTCGCGTCGAACAGCTTTCAGTCCGGCGACCTGGTGCTGATCAACGGCGGCATCAGCGACATCGTCTACAACTGGGAGCAGATGCAGGCCGGCAACATCACGCAATCGCAGATGTCGGCCAACGTCACCGCGGCCGCGAACGCGCTCGGCGCCCAGGTGCGCCGGCTGGTGAATGCCGGCGCGCAGCACGTGGTGGTGGTCGGCACCTACGACCTGAGCGCCTCGCCCTGGGCCGCGATGATCGGCCAGCCGCGCCTCAATTCGCTGCTGAGCACGACCTCGGTGAATTTCAACAACGCGATGCTGGTCAGCATCGTCGACCTGGGCGCGAACGTGCTCTACGTCGACGCGGGCCTTTATTTCAACCTGGTGACCGCGTCGCCGACCTCGTATTCGCCGCTGACAGACGCCAGTACCATCGTCTGCAACTCGGTCGACCCGGGCCCGGGCATCGGCATCGGCGCGAACCAGGTGAATTCCTCGCTGTGCACGCCGTCGACCATCGTCGGCGGCGCCAACTACACGAACTACACGTTCGCCGACGCGATCTATTTCGCGCCGTCGGCGCAACGCCTGTTCGGTGACAACGCGCATTCCTCGGTGGCGAACCGCTGGTAG
- a CDS encoding D-alanyl-D-alanine carboxypeptidase — translation MLFLRFGPLRRSFPHILVRLLLTACALTGLAAGARPLPAPVAAALARAGVPQSAVGIVVLPLDGGPARLAHRARAPMNPASVMKLVTTDAALDRLGPDFTWKTRFYADGRLENGVLDGNLVIRGGGDPKWVIERITADFQNLIALGLHEVRGDIVLDASVFEVPPHDPAAFDGEPLRPYNSSPSGLLVNFKAILLHFTPDPATRTALVASEPPLEGLRVDASVPLTAAPCEDWRGALRADLTDPNHIGFAGSYSARCGDQVWPVAYVDPASYARRVIAAVFRAAGGQLDGRVRDGATPPNARLLLQAQSLPLAEIIADVNKFSNNVMAKQVFLTLSAQETGRGSFDASRALVGRWWRQTFGPGVPPPQLDNGSGLSRDGRIAPESLALLLRHAAARQGAAVFEDSLGLAGIDGTAARMADRGDAPDAIGNARLKTGTLRDVAAVAGYATGLSGRRYCLVGIVNDPNAPAARRALDALVEWVVRDRPARR, via the coding sequence ATGCTTTTCCTGCGCTTCGGCCCGCTGCGCCGCTCTTTTCCCCACATCCTTGTCCGCCTCCTGCTCACCGCCTGCGCACTGACCGGGCTTGCGGCTGGGGCCCGGCCGCTGCCGGCCCCGGTCGCCGCGGCGCTCGCGCGCGCCGGCGTCCCGCAGAGCGCGGTCGGCATCGTCGTACTGCCGCTGGACGGCGGACCGGCCCGGCTCGCGCACCGCGCGCGCGCGCCGATGAATCCGGCGTCGGTGATGAAGCTGGTCACCACCGATGCCGCGCTCGACCGGCTCGGCCCCGACTTCACCTGGAAGACCCGGTTCTACGCGGACGGGCGGCTGGAAAACGGCGTACTCGACGGCAACCTGGTGATCCGCGGCGGCGGCGATCCGAAATGGGTGATCGAACGCATCACGGCGGACTTCCAGAACCTGATCGCGCTCGGACTGCACGAGGTGCGCGGCGACATCGTGCTCGATGCCAGCGTGTTCGAGGTGCCGCCGCACGACCCGGCTGCGTTCGACGGCGAGCCGCTGCGCCCGTACAACAGTTCGCCGAGCGGTCTGCTGGTGAATTTCAAGGCTATCCTGCTGCACTTCACGCCGGACCCGGCGACGCGCACCGCGCTGGTGGCGAGCGAGCCGCCGTTGGAAGGCCTTCGCGTCGATGCCAGCGTGCCGCTCACCGCCGCACCGTGCGAAGACTGGCGCGGCGCGCTGCGCGCCGACCTGACCGACCCGAACCACATCGGTTTTGCCGGCAGCTACAGCGCGCGCTGCGGCGACCAGGTCTGGCCAGTCGCATACGTCGATCCTGCGAGCTACGCGCGCCGCGTGATTGCCGCGGTGTTCCGCGCGGCCGGCGGGCAGCTCGACGGCCGGGTGCGCGACGGGGCGACGCCGCCGAACGCGCGGCTGCTGCTGCAGGCGCAGTCGCTGCCGCTCGCCGAGATCATTGCCGACGTCAACAAGTTCAGCAACAACGTGATGGCAAAACAGGTGTTCCTCACGCTCAGCGCGCAAGAAACCGGCCGCGGCAGCTTCGACGCGTCGCGTGCCCTGGTCGGGCGCTGGTGGCGCCAAACGTTCGGCCCCGGCGTCCCGCCGCCGCAGCTCGACAACGGCTCGGGCCTGAGCCGCGACGGGCGCATCGCACCCGAGTCGCTGGCCTTGCTGCTGCGCCACGCGGCGGCGCGGCAGGGCGCCGCGGTGTTCGAGGATTCGCTGGGCCTGGCCGGGATCGACGGCACCGCCGCGCGCATGGCCGATCGCGGCGACGCGCCCGACGCCATCGGCAACGCAAGGCTGAAGACCGGTACGCTGCGCGACGTCGCGGCGGTGGCCGGCTACGCGACCGGGCTGAGCGGGCGCCGCTACTGCCTGGTCGGCATCGTCAACGACCCGAACGCCCCGGCCGCGCGCCGCGCGCTCGACGCGCTGGTCGAATGGGTGGTGCGGGATCGGCCGGCGCGACGCTAG
- a CDS encoding tRNA threonylcarbamoyladenosine biosynthesis protein TsaB translates to MKLLAFDTSTEALSIAVCDGAKLWARDGAGGAQASTHLIPMLLALLGAAGLRLAALDAIVFGRGPGSFTGLRTACAVAQGLAFGAERPLLPVDTLLAVAEDARQRHGAARVHAMLDARIGEIYLGDYEHDGARWAQCGDIRLIRPQDFVPRPGWTLAGNAFDACGDALPRGLPRVAALPTAAALLRLAPALLALGAAVAPEQALPLYIRDKVAKTSDERAAERAARDAADRSAEPLAGAPSR, encoded by the coding sequence ATGAAACTGCTCGCGTTCGACACCAGCACCGAAGCCCTGTCCATCGCCGTCTGCGATGGCGCGAAGCTGTGGGCGCGCGACGGCGCCGGCGGTGCGCAGGCGTCGACGCACCTGATCCCGATGCTGCTGGCGCTGCTCGGCGCGGCCGGGCTGCGCCTGGCTGCGCTCGACGCGATCGTATTCGGGCGCGGGCCGGGATCGTTCACCGGGCTGCGCACCGCCTGTGCGGTCGCGCAGGGGTTGGCGTTCGGCGCGGAGCGGCCGCTGCTGCCGGTCGATACGCTGCTGGCGGTCGCGGAAGACGCGCGGCAGCGGCATGGCGCGGCGCGGGTGCATGCAATGCTCGATGCGCGCATAGGGGAGATCTACCTGGGCGATTACGAACACGATGGCGCGCGCTGGGCGCAATGCGGCGACATCCGGCTGATCCGGCCGCAGGACTTCGTGCCGCGGCCCGGCTGGACGCTGGCCGGCAACGCGTTCGACGCCTGTGGCGATGCGCTGCCGCGGGGCCTGCCTCGCGTGGCCGCGCTGCCGACCGCCGCCGCGCTGCTGCGCCTCGCGCCGGCGCTGCTCGCCTTGGGTGCCGCCGTGGCGCCCGAGCAGGCGCTGCCGCTCTACATTCGCGATAAAGTGGCGAAGACCAGCGACGAGCGCGCCGCCGAGCGCGCGGCCCGGGACGCGGCCGATCGATCCGCCGAACCCCTGGCCGGCGCGCCGTCGCGGTGA
- a CDS encoding ribosomal-protein-S18p-alanine acetyltransferase, producing MSAVLKTQEAEFEPMALARVDEVVSVEQTAYLHPWARQHFVDSLRAGYQAQLLVAGENLLGYFVAMRGVDEVHLLNITVAPVHQGQGWARMMLEALVLWARAQGAQWLWLEVRISNYRAQRIYERFGFRRVGQRRGYYPATNGKREDAIVMSLKL from the coding sequence ATGAGTGCCGTCCTCAAGACTCAGGAAGCCGAGTTCGAGCCGATGGCGCTCGCGCGCGTCGACGAGGTGGTCAGCGTCGAGCAGACCGCATACCTGCATCCCTGGGCGCGCCAGCATTTCGTCGATTCGCTGCGCGCCGGCTATCAGGCGCAGCTGTTGGTCGCGGGCGAGAATCTGCTCGGCTATTTCGTCGCGATGCGCGGCGTCGACGAGGTGCATCTGCTGAACATCACGGTCGCGCCGGTGCACCAGGGCCAGGGCTGGGCGCGCATGATGCTGGAAGCGCTGGTGCTCTGGGCGCGCGCGCAGGGCGCGCAATGGCTGTGGCTCGAGGTGCGGATCAGCAACTACCGCGCGCAGCGGATCTACGAGCGCTTCGGCTTTCGCCGCGTCGGCCAGCGCCGCGGCTACTACCCGGCTACGAACGGCAAGCGCGAGGACGCGATCGTGATGAGTTTGAAACTGTGA
- a CDS encoding Uracil-DNA glycosylase, family 4: MLAEMGIRVWLPDSEQKPAKAKVRSELSAIEIIASGATASDASTPPRARQAPAAPPVPQARAAPDAAQHRDAASRESPVARAARIGALDWSALQAEVAGCRACRLCESRQSTVFGVGPPGAVPGLAPQVDWMVIGEAPGENEDRQGEPFVGQAGKLLDNMLRAIALDRHESVFIANVIKCRPPGNRNPQPDEIAQCEPFLRRQIDLVAPKIILAMGRFAVQALLQTTEPIGRLRGRVHRYHGVPLIVTYHPAYLLRSLPDKAKAWADLCLARETLK; encoded by the coding sequence ATGCTGGCCGAGATGGGGATTCGCGTCTGGCTGCCGGATTCAGAGCAAAAACCGGCCAAAGCCAAGGTGAGATCTGAACTGTCAGCTATTGAAATAATAGCATCTGGCGCGACTGCATCGGATGCGTCGACGCCGCCCCGTGCGCGGCAAGCGCCTGCGGCGCCGCCTGTGCCGCAGGCCCGGGCAGCGCCCGATGCAGCGCAGCATCGGGACGCCGCGTCACGGGAATCGCCCGTCGCGCGCGCGGCGCGGATCGGTGCGCTGGACTGGTCCGCGCTGCAGGCCGAGGTCGCCGGCTGCCGCGCCTGCCGGCTGTGCGAGAGTCGGCAGAGCACGGTGTTCGGCGTCGGCCCGCCCGGCGCGGTGCCGGGTCTCGCACCGCAGGTCGACTGGATGGTGATCGGCGAGGCGCCCGGCGAGAACGAGGACCGGCAGGGTGAGCCCTTCGTCGGCCAGGCCGGCAAGCTGCTCGACAACATGCTGCGCGCGATCGCGCTGGACCGGCACGAGAGCGTGTTCATCGCGAACGTGATCAAGTGCCGGCCGCCCGGCAACCGCAACCCGCAGCCGGACGAGATCGCGCAATGCGAGCCGTTTCTGCGGCGCCAGATCGATCTGGTCGCGCCGAAGATCATCCTCGCGATGGGGCGCTTCGCGGTGCAGGCGCTGCTCCAGACCACCGAACCGATCGGGCGACTGCGCGGCCGCGTGCACCGCTACCACGGCGTGCCGCTGATCGTCACCTACCACCCGGCGTACCTGCTGCGCAGCCTGCCCGACAAGGCCAAGGCCTGGGCCGACCTGTGTTTGGCGCGCGAGACGCTGAAATGA
- a CDS encoding DUF1810 domain-containing protein, which produces MTSHHDPHGLDRFVEAQAPVWAGVRAELAAGAKTSHWMWFVFPQLRGLGSSAMAQHYGIASLAEAQAYLAHPLLGPRLREGVALLLAQRGRSAREIFGATDEMKLRSSLTLFAQAVRGGADEPLFRQALARYFDGAQDARTLALLQAADGPRA; this is translated from the coding sequence ATGACCTCGCATCACGATCCCCATGGCCTGGACCGCTTCGTCGAGGCGCAGGCGCCGGTCTGGGCCGGGGTCCGCGCCGAGCTGGCCGCGGGCGCGAAGACCAGCCACTGGATGTGGTTCGTGTTTCCGCAACTGCGGGGCCTGGGGTCGAGCGCGATGGCGCAGCACTACGGCATTGCATCGCTGGCCGAAGCCCAGGCCTATCTCGCGCACCCGCTGCTCGGGCCGAGGCTGCGCGAAGGCGTCGCGCTGCTGCTCGCGCAGCGTGGGCGCAGCGCGCGCGAGATCTTCGGCGCGACCGACGAAATGAAGCTGCGTTCGTCGCTGACCCTGTTCGCGCAGGCCGTGCGCGGCGGGGCGGACGAGCCGCTATTTCGGCAGGCGCTCGCGCGCTATTTCGATGGCGCTCAGGATGCGCGCACGCTCGCGCTGCTGCAGGCGGCGGATGGACCGCGGGCGTAA
- a CDS encoding Lipoate-protein ligase A: MHFRLLEPDGAVADPIDAERSLLALAAQPIAQPPMAQLWTAPPSLVVPRSYRRHAGFEAARARFAAEGCPVHVRPSGGGLVPQGPGILNLSLAYTVPGLLGDWSEPIYRHLCELLQRPLAALGIDTRWQTVSGSFCDGRFNLAWGDGAAARKIAGTAQYWRPLPADGTAPRRHAVLAHAVLLVDADLGAVTARANAFEQAIASGRHYDAARTVSVAEALQPRIVPRLIDELRQRLAKAITQASPPVRDQAPRA; this comes from the coding sequence ATGCACTTTCGCCTGCTCGAGCCCGATGGCGCGGTGGCCGATCCGATCGATGCCGAACGTTCGCTGCTCGCGCTCGCCGCACAGCCCATTGCGCAGCCTCCAATGGCGCAGCTGTGGACCGCGCCGCCGTCGCTCGTCGTGCCGCGCAGCTACCGTCGCCACGCCGGCTTCGAGGCGGCGCGCGCGCGCTTCGCCGCGGAAGGTTGCCCGGTGCATGTACGGCCCTCCGGCGGCGGGCTGGTGCCGCAGGGCCCGGGCATCCTGAACCTGAGCCTGGCCTATACCGTGCCGGGGCTGCTCGGCGACTGGTCCGAGCCGATCTACCGGCATCTGTGCGAACTGCTGCAGAGGCCGCTCGCCGCGCTTGGCATCGACACGCGCTGGCAGACGGTGTCCGGTTCGTTCTGCGACGGCCGCTTCAACCTCGCCTGGGGCGACGGCGCGGCCGCGCGCAAGATCGCCGGCACCGCGCAATACTGGCGCCCGCTGCCGGCCGATGGCACCGCGCCGCGCCGGCACGCGGTGCTGGCGCACGCGGTGCTGCTGGTCGACGCGGACCTTGGCGCGGTGACCGCGCGCGCGAACGCGTTCGAGCAGGCGATCGCCAGCGGCCGGCACTACGACGCCGCGCGCACCGTCAGCGTCGCCGAGGCGCTGCAGCCAAGGATCGTGCCGCGCCTGATCGACGAGCTGCGGCAGCGGCTGGCCAAGGCGATCACGCAGGCGTCGCCGCCCGTGCGCGATCAGGCCCCGCGCGCTTAG